GTCGTGAAACTGTTTGTCGATTGGGAGAAGAAAATGAGGAAATCCGTTCGATGGAGTAGCGCCGGGCGACAATCGCCGCGCCGTTTAAGGTACGGCTGGCGAAGACGCGGAGCTGACCGGGTTTCGGCCCACCACGCCGCATCTCGAACCGGCGCTGCACAGGGCAAACGCAATCGATTGGCTTACCCGGTGGAACGCCAACCGTTGGTAACAAAGGAGGAGCTCATGGAATGCAACGTCTTCGAAGAGCCCGTCAGCCTATTTGTCGGACTCGGTTTACCAGTTCAGGTCAGGACCGTGGCGGAAGCTTACGCACTGCTCGGCGAATGGCCTTTATCGAAAACCGATCCTGCGCACACTCTGGCTATCAAGGCTTGCAAGGCAGCGCTATCCGGAGAGATAGAAGCGCAGACCGCTCGCGGCCTGTTCGTTGCCTTTGCCCATAGGCACGACCTTTTGGCGCCTGAGGGGGCTGCCTCGCAAGCCAATGCAGACAAAGCCGGTCGTTCCGGCATCTTTCTCGAGCATGACAGGAGGTCAACATGACGGAACTGCAAACGATCCTGCTGATCACCTTCGCCGTGGTTTTGGCGATGGCAAGCGTGACCATTTCGCAATGGAGGGATTGAGAACGGAGCGCGTGCTTTGTCTGTCGGCACCGCCGTTTGCGTCGTCGCGGGGATGGGAACATGGACGAAATTGTCTTGCTTCTTTGTATGTCCGTTGCAGTACCGTTTTTCTGCGCAGTAGCCGGCATCGTGGTCGCATTTGTCCACCGCAGAGGATCGAGCACGGAAGCCTGGCGCAGTGTTGGAGCACAAGGCGCCGAGAACATGAGGGAGCTACGCGAGGCGCCAACGAAGCGAATAAGCACGCAGCGGCGGTGAAATAATGCATAAAGGTCGGCTTGTCGCAACGATGCAGAACCTGTGCAATCTGAACCGGGCATGCTGTACGCCGTCGTTGCGGGATTTCTTCTGACGCGGTTTCGCGTGTCATCACGAAGTTGATTCTTTCAGCGCCCGGCTCGGAATGGAGTGTCCAAAATGCGGATCGACAGTAACCGAAGCAGGAAGCTTTGACCGGCCGGTCCCTCTCACCTCCCCTTATTTTAAGCGATTTCAGACGGCCGGACGCCGCTACTTCTTCTGAGCAGCTTGACACTCGCGCAACGCCTTGAACGCAGCATCGGTACCAGTGAGGTCAACCACTAATTCCTTACGCCCTTTGGCGGTGATCGTCAGTTTTTTCTTCTTGGCAAGGCCATAGATAAAATCGAGGTCGTTGAAAGGAACGGTTGCACCGTCGAAGCCCTCCATCTCCTGGCCCGTAGCCACGCCGGTGAACTTCTCACCATCGACGTCGAATTCGACCGAGAGCTGTTCACCTGCGGTAATTTTTTCAGGTTTTTTGGAGTAAAGCGCCAGATAGCCGCGCAGATCTGCGCTTGCATCGATACCGATCTCCACCTGTGCGCCAGCGTCGGGGTTTTGCCGGGCGATAAGGCAGCCAGGGCCCATCTTCTCATTGACAAAAATATCCCAACCGGCCGCCTTGCCATATTTCTTGATCATGTCCTGGGCCTCACATGGAACGGTAAGGACCGCAACTGCCAGGGCAGTCCGAACGAAGATATGCATGATCTCCTCCTGTGTTCTGCTTTCAATGAAAAAACACCACGATGTGTGCGACGCTTCAAAATCTCTAAGATGCTTGGGTACGTCACAAAACTCCAATCGCCGAGAGCGTTCTTCCCGACATCGGCACCAAGAATCAACGGAACCCCAGCTTGTGGGCAGCGGTACCGTTCGATCGTGAGTATTTCCGGCCAGTGAAATCCTGCGGTGCGCAATTAACAAGTACGTAACTGTAACTTTGCGGGAAGTGGTGGATTTCGCAGCGGCAAGAGCCCGCCGAACTGGTCGCGGCGCTTGGCCAGCTGGCGGCGACCATTTCGTGCAGAATGCAACCATAACCCGACGCAGATCTTCATCGAGATGATCGCAAGCCCGCTCCCCTTGAAGCCCGGCCATTCTCCAAAGGCGTCCTGCCCACGGTTGGGCCCCTCTTTCGGCATAGGACGGCAAGAAGGATGGTACGAGCTAGAGGTGTTTTTGTCCAAAGTAGATCCCCGCTTCTCGCGCCCCAGAGTGGTTCAGCTCCTGCTGGGGTCACACCAAACTCGAAAGTACAGTGCGCTATCTCGGCATCGAAGTTGACAATGCCCTTAGGATCGCCGAGCAGATTGAACTCTGCTCTCCGACATCGGGCTATTGGCAGATGGTCCTGTCAGCGCGAGATGGCGTCAGCACGTCCCTGAAACAGAAATGCCTTAGAAGCTGTTGCGCTCGCGATAGGTACGCAGGAACGACTGAATACGCGCGTCCTCGGGACGATGCAGGATGCGATCGGGGCTGTCCACGCTGACCAGTTCGCCTTTTTCCATGAAGCCCACCTGATCGGCAACATGGGCAGCGAAACCCATTTCATGCGTCACAACCACCATCGTCATCCCCTCGCCAGCCAACGTCCTCATGACGCTCAGCACCTCGCCCACAAGTTCCGGGTCAAGCGCGGATGTCGGCTCATCGAAAAGCATCAGCTTGGGTTCCATGGCGATTGCGCGGGCAATTGCAACGCGCTGTTGCTGACCGCCGGAAAGCCGCGATGGGTGGCTTGCGATCTTGTCTGCCAGCCCAACCTTGGCCAGCGCCTCGCTGGCACGCCGATCCGCATCGGCTTTCGACATTCGGCGCACGCGGATCAACCCCTCAGCCACATTCTCCTTGGCGGTCATGTGCGGCCAGAGGTTGAACTGCTGGAACACCATGCCGATCGATCGGCGCATCTCGCGAAGCCTGCGGCCCGACATCTTCTTGTCAGGCGCGTCATAGCCGATAAGCTGACCGTCAATGCGGACTTCACCGGAGTCATACGCCTCAAGGAAATTTATGCAGCGAAGGAGGGTCGATTTTCCCGAACCCGAAGGGCCAATGAGACAGGTGACCTTGCCCGGTGGTATCGATAGATCGATGTCTTTCAACGCTTGAAACTTGCCGTAGTATTTGTTGACCTTGCGCATTTCGACTGATGACGCAGCAAGCATCTTACGTCCTTTCGATCAGATGTTTCGTGATGCGCGCTTCCAATCTTAGTCCGACACGCGAGATCGTCTCGACCAGGCCCCAGAAGAACAACGCCAGCACCAGGTTTGCCTCCACGTAGCGAAAGGTTTCTGCGGACATGCGCTGCACCTGATACAGCAGTTCGGGAACGGTAATGATCGACAGGATGACCGTTTCCTTGGTGAGGATGATCGAGAAGTTTACCAGCGCTGGCAGAGCAGAGACCAGGCCCAGAGGCAGTAGGATTCGTCGCACGGTATGCGATTCGGACATGCCGATTGCACGAGCCGCCTCGATCTGGCCATCGGGTACGGCGCGGAAGCCCGAACGAAATATCTCCGCGAAGTAGGGACTGCCATAGATCGTCAGACCCAGCAGGCCTGCGGGCAGCGCGTCAAGGCGCAGGCCGACGAGTGGGCCGCCATAGTAGAGCACGAACAACTGGACGAGGAAGGGTGTGCCGCGGATGACTTCGATATAGGCCTGGACGATCCATGTCACCCAGCGTGGCGCATAGCGTTGAATGAGCGCGATGACGAGGCCAAGCGCCATGCCGAAGACCGTGCCAAGCGCCCAGCATAGGATGGTATTGCCAAAGCCCTTCAGCAGCGAGGGGCCGTATTGCTGGAGAACGCTCCATTCCATCAGACGTCCGTCCTGTGTTCGAGATAACGTCCCAGCGCCGCCAAACACAAATTGATCAGCAGATAGATGCAGGCCGCCGCTATATAGACTTCAAGCGGACGGAAGGTGGTGGCGGCCTGCGCTTGGCTGGCGCGAGTGATTTCGAGAATGCCGACGACCGAAACTAACGACGACGCCTTCACAAGCAAGATGAGTTCATTGATCAACGCCGGCAGCGAAAGCGTCACGGCTTGCGGAAGGATTACCCGGGTCCATACGTCGACGGGCGTCATGCCGATGGCGACCGCGGCCTCCGCTTGTCCTTTCGGTAACGCCGCGATCGCGCCGCGCCAGATTTCGGAGATATAAGCGCTGGCGCAAATACCCACGGTCACCACGGCGGCGACCATTGCTGGCACGTCCAGGCCGATGATCGGCAAGGCATAGTAGAACACCAGCAGTTGCACCAGCAGTGGCACACCGCGCAAGAAACTGACCCAAATGGCTGCAAAGCGGCGCAGTGGCGGGTACGGCGACAGGCGAGCGGCACAAATCAGCGTGCCAATCACAATACCCAACCCGATGCCCAGAACCGAGATCAGAAGTGTGTATCGCGCTGCCCAGAACAACGGCCCAAAGCTTTGAAAGAATACCGCTAAGGAAAACATCCACCCTCACTATGGCAAGCGTGCGGGCGGAGCCACCTCCGCCCGCGAGCGCGTTATTTGGCCGGAACTTCGCGGGGCAATTCGGTATAGCTGCCCAGCCACTTTTCCTGGATAGCCTTGACGCGGCCGTCGTCGGTCATCTTGATCATCGCATCGTTGATGGCCTTGTTAAAGCTTTCGCTCTCTGCATTCTTGCGCACCACCCATGCGAAATATTTCGGTTCACCGAACTGGGCTGGCGTGAAGAGAGCAAAGCTCTCCGGGCGGCTCTTGACGAGATAGGTGAGGTTTGGAAGTGACCCAGCGACCGCATCCAGGCGGCCGGCAGCGAGATCGGCATAAGCTTCGTCCGTGGTGCCGTACTCCTTGATCGTCACACCGCCCAGCTTCTGGCCATAGGCCTCAAGCTGCTTGAATTGCGCGGTGCCCTGCTGGACGCCGACGGTCTTGCCCTTGATGTCTTCAGGTTTGGTAAGTTCGCTGTTGTTCGCGGCCTTGAGCAGCGAGACGGTCGCATCGGCAATAGGCAAGGTGAAGCCGTAGCGCTCCAGCCGCTCCGGCGTAATCGTCACCGGGGCAATCACGATGTCGAACTTCTTGACCTCAAGTCCCGGCAGCTCGGCAGTCCAGGGGATATCCTGATACACTGGCTCGGCCCCGATTTCCTTGGCAACCTCATCGAACAAGTCCTTGGTCATGCCCTCATAGGTGCCGTTATTCAACATGTCGAATGGCGCGTAGTGCATGTC
This window of the Phyllobacterium zundukense genome carries:
- a CDS encoding DUF982 domain-containing protein translates to MECNVFEEPVSLFVGLGLPVQVRTVAEAYALLGEWPLSKTDPAHTLAIKACKAALSGEIEAQTARGLFVAFAHRHDLLAPEGAASQANADKAGRSGIFLEHDRRST
- a CDS encoding amino acid ABC transporter ATP-binding protein is translated as MLAASSVEMRKVNKYYGKFQALKDIDLSIPPGKVTCLIGPSGSGKSTLLRCINFLEAYDSGEVRIDGQLIGYDAPDKKMSGRRLREMRRSIGMVFQQFNLWPHMTAKENVAEGLIRVRRMSKADADRRASEALAKVGLADKIASHPSRLSGGQQQRVAIARAIAMEPKLMLFDEPTSALDPELVGEVLSVMRTLAGEGMTMVVVTHEMGFAAHVADQVGFMEKGELVSVDSPDRILHRPEDARIQSFLRTYRERNSF
- a CDS encoding amino acid ABC transporter permease, translated to MEWSVLQQYGPSLLKGFGNTILCWALGTVFGMALGLVIALIQRYAPRWVTWIVQAYIEVIRGTPFLVQLFVLYYGGPLVGLRLDALPAGLLGLTIYGSPYFAEIFRSGFRAVPDGQIEAARAIGMSESHTVRRILLPLGLVSALPALVNFSIILTKETVILSIITVPELLYQVQRMSAETFRYVEANLVLALFFWGLVETISRVGLRLEARITKHLIERT
- a CDS encoding amino acid ABC transporter permease, producing the protein MFSLAVFFQSFGPLFWAARYTLLISVLGIGLGIVIGTLICAARLSPYPPLRRFAAIWVSFLRGVPLLVQLLVFYYALPIIGLDVPAMVAAVVTVGICASAYISEIWRGAIAALPKGQAEAAVAIGMTPVDVWTRVILPQAVTLSLPALINELILLVKASSLVSVVGILEITRASQAQAATTFRPLEVYIAAACIYLLINLCLAALGRYLEHRTDV
- a CDS encoding transporter substrate-binding domain-containing protein; amino-acid sequence: MSIHMTVKGTLLGLAALCLASAAEADQLADIKAAGKIVTATDMHYAPFDMLNNGTYEGMTKDLFDEVAKEIGAEPVYQDIPWTAELPGLEVKKFDIVIAPVTITPERLERYGFTLPIADATVSLLKAANNSELTKPEDIKGKTVGVQQGTAQFKQLEAYGQKLGGVTIKEYGTTDEAYADLAAGRLDAVAGSLPNLTYLVKSRPESFALFTPAQFGEPKYFAWVVRKNAESESFNKAINDAMIKMTDDGRVKAIQEKWLGSYTELPREVPAK